A stretch of the Aegilops tauschii subsp. strangulata cultivar AL8/78 chromosome 4, Aet v6.0, whole genome shotgun sequence genome encodes the following:
- the LOC109767112 gene encoding disease resistance protein RPM1, protein MAEAVLIVVTKIGDILLEEATKGIIAKLSEKVTNLKELPVKVEEIKKQLTMMGNVIRQIGTVYLTDDVVKSWIGDVRRVAYHVEDVMDKYSYNLLQLQEEGFLKRFFIKGTHYVRVFSEITDEIVEVEKEIQLVIKMKEQWLQPSQLAANPLTEMERQRSQDSFPEFVKDGDLVGIENNRIWLTSLLYSEEPESENTVITVSGMGGLGKSTLVSNVYEREKINFPAHAWIVVSQVYTVDALLRKLLWKIGYTEQPLSAGIDKMDVHDLKKEIQQRLQNRKYLIVLDDVWEQDVYFQIHDALQDLPGSRIIITTRKDHVAGISSPNRHLELEPLSKSDAFDLFCRRAFYNRKGHMCPKDLEMIATSIVDRCHGLPLAIVTIGGMLSSRQRLDIWTQKYNQLRSELSNNDHVRAIFNLSYHDLPDDLKNCFLYCSLFPEDYHMSRESLVRLWVAEGFVVRKEKNTPEMVAEGNLMELIHRNMLEVVENDELGRVSTCKMHDIVRELAISVAKEERFASADDYATMILVQQDKDVRRLSLCGWKDDTAVKVKLPHLRTVLSLGPTSPCRGMLSSILSESNYLAVLELQDSEITEVPTSIGSMFNLRYIGLRRTKVRSLPDSIENLSNLHTLDIKQTQIEKLPRGVVKIKKLRHLLADRYADEKQAEFRYFIGVQAPKELSNLEELQTLETVESNPDLAEQLKKLMQLRSVWIDNISADDCANLFATLSTMPLLSSLLLSARDAKEALCFEALKPNSTYLHRLITRGQWAKGTLNCPIFLKHGINLKYLAISWCHVGEDPLGMMAPHMPNLTYLRLNNMHSAKTLVLSKDSFPNLKTLVLKHMHDVSELKIVDGALPCIDGLYIVSLSKLNKVPQGIEFLRSLKKLWLLSLHKDFRTQWDTEGMHPKMVHVPELRV, encoded by the coding sequence ATGGCCGAGGCGGTACTCATTGTTGTGACGAAGATTGGTGACATTTTACTAGAAGAAGCCACCAAAGGCATCATAGCTAAGCTTTCTGAAAAAGTTACTAATCTGAAGGAACTGCCAGTAAAGGTTGAGGAAATAAAGAAGCAACTGACCATGATGGGCAATGTTATAAGGCAGATAGGCACGGTATACCTCACGGATGACGTTGTCAAGAGTTGGATTGGGGATGTCCGCAGGGTGGCCTATCATGTTGAAGATGTAATGGATAAATACTCATACAACCTTCTTCAACTTCAGGAAGAAGGGTTCCTGAAGAGATTCTTCATCAAAGGAACACATTATGTCAGAGTTTTCAGTGAAATTACGGATGAGATAGTTGAGGTAGAGAAGGAGATTCAACTAGTTATAAAGATGAAAGAGCAGTGGTTGCAGCCCTCCCAGCTTGCCGCTAACCCACTTACTGAGATGGAAAGGCAGCGGTCCCAAGACAGCTTCCCTGAATTTGTCAAAGATGGAGATCTAGTAGGAATTGAAAACAACAGGATATGGCTGACCAGCTTGCTGTACTCCGAAGAGCCAGAGTCAGAGAATACCGTCATAACAGTATCTGGCATGGGTGGGTTGGGGAAATCTACCCTTGTTTCAAATGTTTATGAACGTGAAAAGATCAACTTCCCTGCACATGCATGGATCGTTGTGTCACAAGTTTACACTGTTGATGCCCTGTTGAGGAAGCTACTATGGAAGATCGGATATACCGAACAACCATTGTCAGCAGGTATTGACAAAATGGATGTGCATGACTTGAAGAAGGAAATACAGCAGAGACTTCAAAACAGAAAGTATTTGATTGTACTGGATGATGTCTGGGAGCAAGATGTATACTTCCAGATACATGATGCTCTCCAGGATCTCCCGGGAAGTCGGATCATCATTACGACCCGGAAGGACCATGTCGCCGGAATTTCTTCTCCCAACCGTCATCTTGAGCTCGAGCCATTGAGCAAGTCTGATGCATTTGACCTCTTCTGTAGAAGGGCCTTTTACAACCGGAAGGGCCACATGTGCCCCAAGGATCTTGAGATGATTGCTACTTCTATAGTTGACAGGTGTCATGGTCTACCTCTAGCAATTGTTACCATTGGTGGCATGTTGTCTTCAAGACAACGATTAGACATTTGGACTCAAAAGTACAATCAGCTTCGAAGCGAGTTGTCAAACAATGATCATGTCCGAGCAATTTTCAATCTGAGCTACCATGACCTTCCAGACGACCTCAAAAACTGTTTTTTATACTGCAGTCTATTCCCTGAAGACTATCACATGTCACGTGAAAGCCTTGTGCGACTGTGGGTTGCTGAAGGCTTTGTGGTAAGAAAAGAAAAGAACACGCCAGAGATGGTAGCTGAGGGAAATCTCATGGAATTGATCCACCGCAATATGCTTGAGGTTGTGGAGAATGATGAGCTTGGTAGAGTTAGCACCTGTAAGATGCATGATATTGTGCgtgaactagctatttctgttgcTAAAGAAGAGAGATTTGCTTCAGCAGATGATTACGCCACAATGATATTGGTACAGCAGGATAAGGATGTTCGTCGCCTGTCATTATGTGGATGGAAAGACGACACTGCAGTGAAAGTTAAACTTCCACATCTTCGAACAGTACTGTCACTTGGACCAACTTCACCCTGCCGTGGCATGTTATCTTCTATTTTGTCAGAATCCAACTACCTTGCTGTTCTTGAGCTGCAAGACTCTGAAATCACTGAAGTGCCAACATCAATAGGGTCTATGTTCAATCTACGTTACATCGGGCTACGGCGCACCAAGGTCAGATCACTTCCAGACTCCATCGAAAATTTGTCTAACCTCCACACTCTGGACATCAAGCAAACCCAAATAGAGAAGCTACCACGAGGGGTTGTCAAGATCAAGAAGCTGCGGCACCTTTTGGCCGACAGATATGCTGATGAGAAGCAGGCAGAGTTCCGGTACTTTATTGGAGTGCAAGCACCGAAAGAGCTATCCAACTTGGAAGAACTGCAAACTCTCGAGACTGTGGAGTCCAACCCTGACTTGGCAGAGCAGCTGAAGAAACTGATGCAACTAAGAAGTGTGTGGATTGATAACATTAGTGCTGACGACTGTGCAAATCTGTTTGCTACCCTGTCAACTATGCCACTCCTTTCGAGCTTGCTTCTTTCTGCAAGGGATGCGAAGGAGGCGCTTTGCTTTGAGGCTCTCAAACCAAATTCTACATATCTACACAGGTTGATTACCAGAGGACAATGGGCCAAGGGAACACTAAATTGCCCGATCTTTCTTAAACATGGGATAAACCTCAAGTATCTAGCTATAAGCTGGTGTCACGTTGGGGAAGATCCACTGGGGATGATGGCACCGCACATGCCGAACCTCACATATCTTAGACTAAACAACATGCACAGTGCAAAAACTTTGGTTCTGTCTAAAGACTCCTTTCCCAACCTGAAGACGCTTGTCTTAAAGCACATGCATGATGTCAGTGAGCTAAAAATCGTTGATGGTGCTCTTCCCTGCATTGATGGTTTGTACATTGTGTCGCTGTCGAAGCTCAATAAAGTCCCCCAAGGCATTGAATTTCTTCGCTCCCTTAAGAAGCTATGGCTGCTGAGCTTGCACAAGGATTTCAGAACTCAATGGGACACTGAAGGGATGCATCCGAAGATGGTACATGTTCCAGAGCTTCGTGTCTAG
- the LOC109767110 gene encoding uncharacterized protein gives MEHSGLESMHAGREKASNLPCASLENIMEDSSYERINSQGVSRHVYKVITGSCEALDVHPLELRFPLDYNTLILCPLHLTNNTDEQVAFKLMPKRGIYSCFRNIPLYGVVPQRSSYTLIVIMTPPAKRSEDTDFDLILQSIKFGEGIIQGQCNDRSFEAAKEVGTGMHEVTLKAVSAPQGETIYKHTIPPVMKVISVERARQELYSIDANPEKSWIIIGHSGGYVRIWDYVTQRWRGSIEICRGPVNCIKFIARKQWFVAGSSDGIHVQEEAIKKKKIQRFRARVSSVTSLAVHPTKPYVVSSSYGGLIKLWDWDKGWECITTFEGEHSDVVCQLAFNPNDTNSFASVSNDRTIKVWGLDSPKSHYTLSGHSDNVKCLDFFTRDDGQYLITGSVDNTAKIWDLQKKTCILTLEVFRSPVIYVFSHPNLPVLITGTRNGIIYLWSSTDFRLRGILNILRGADVMGLACLMESRRVVIGQSHAISIVDIDDEETIGGKGDNESSI, from the exons ATGGAGCATAGTGGACTGGAGAGTATGCATGCTGGAAGAGAGAAAGCATCAAATTTACCATGCGCAAGTTTGGAGAACATCATGGAAGATTCCTCTTATGAGCGAATAAACAGCCAGGGTGTATCTCGGCATGTTTACAAG GTAATTACAGGGTCCTGCGAGGCACTTGATGTCCATCCACTCGAACTCCGCTTTCCTTTGGATTACAACACGTTAATCCTGTGCCCGCTTCACCTAACAAATAACACAGATGAACAAGTGGCATTTAAACTTATGCCAAAGAGAGGGATATATTCATGCTTCCGTAATATTCCACTGTATGGTGTTGTGCCGCAGCGGTCTAGTTACACTCTCATTGTGATAATGACACCGCCGGCTAAGCGGTCAGAAGATACAGATTTTGATCTGATCCTGCAGAGTATTAAATTTGGGGAGGGTATCATCCAAGGCCAATGTAATGACCGATCTTTTGAGGCAGCCAAAGAGGTGGGCACAGGGATGCATGAGGTGACATTAAAAGCTGTTTCTGCTCCACAAGGAGAGACAATATATAAG CACACCATCCCACCTGTAATGAAG GTCATATCTGTAGAAAGGGCTCGTCAGGAGCTGTATTCCATAGATGCAAATCCGGAAAAATCATG GATTATAATAGGTCATTCCGGTGGATATGTTCGTATATGGGACTATGTCACACAG AGATGGAGGGGTTCAATAGAAATCTGTAGGGGACCAG TTAACTGCATTAAATTTATTGCTCGAAAGCAATGGTTTGTGGCTGGGTCCTCTGATGGTATCCATGTACAAGAGGAAGCAATAAAAAAGAAGAAAATCCAGAGATTCAGAGCTCGTGTTAGCTCTGTCACATCACTGGCCGTTCATCCAACCAAGCCGTATGTGGTTTCATCATCCTATGGCGGACTGATAAAGCTTTGGGACTGGGACAAGGGATGGGAATGCATAACAACATTTGAAGGGGAACACTCTGATGTTGTATGTCAACTCGCATTTAATCCAAATGACACGAACAGTTTCGCTAGTGTGTCGAACGATCGCACAATAAAG GTTTGGGGTCTTGATTCACCCAAATCCCATTACACTCTGTCTGGCCATTCAGATAATGTGAAATGCCTGGATTTCTTCACACGTGATGATGGGCAATACTTGATTACTGGTTCTGTTGATAATACTGCCAAG ATATGGGACTTGCAGAAAAAGACGTGCATTCTTACACTGGAAGTTTTTAGGTCTCCAGTCATTTATGTCTTCTCCCATCCCAATCTTCCAGTTCTAATTACAGGTACAAGAAATGGCATCATTTATTTGTGGAGCTCCACCGATTTCAG GCTTAGGGGAATTCTCAACATCTTACGTGGGGCAGATGTTATGGGTCTTGCATGCTTGATGGAGTCAAGGAG GGTCGTGATTGGACAAAGCCACGCCATATCTATAGTGGATATTGACGATGAAGAAACAATTGGTGGCAAGGGCGACAACGAAAGTTCCATATGA